The following proteins are co-located in the Gossypium hirsutum isolate 1008001.06 chromosome A02, Gossypium_hirsutum_v2.1, whole genome shotgun sequence genome:
- the LOC107960483 gene encoding uncharacterized PE-PGRS family protein PE_PGRS54-like, with the protein MGPFTSFVMVIILCVHLMNGLVIADDHNVNENDNHLYVSEETLKAKGNRRSLTLLPLIIGAHALHRRARATGKTWHSGEGANAGVRGEFQNSGNIAGTGGGGGGGEGSGGGGGGDAGGGGSGGGIAAGGGFGFGFRGGIRAGFGGNRVGSGSTNVGGGAGGQVEGVGSGATSTSGSLSRTKSNDGKASDINKSEAKAGFEGKVGANARVGGGFQSSGNITGTGGGGGGRGGGGGGMAAEGKVGGQKEVGGNSGRSGSTSVSGKVGGQGGGVGSGSIDVSGTRSNEKDNDGKISATSKGEAKDRFGGKVGGQGGGGGGGIAGGGGFKFGFRGGMRTGFSGNGGGSGDTNVGGGAASHAEGVGSGATSTSGSLSGAKSSDEKASDTRKNEAKVGFEGKVGGQGEVGGNNGRSGSTSVAGKVGGQGGAIGSGSTDASGTYSDEKDNDGKISATSKGEAKDRFKGKVGGQGGGGGGFKFGFKGGIRAGFGGNSGGSGGTNVGGEAGDQAESVGNGATSTSSDLNGSKSSDNKSSDTSKSEGKTGFEGKIRGQREVGRNSGGSGSTSVAGKVGGQGGGVGSGSSDASGIHSNEKGSDEKASFTSKGEAKNGFEGKIGGQGGAASGGESGSTSVTSGGVGSGTIGANGKFSHSGKFSASHNSETKSSHKSETKSYHKSEHKATFEGNFGGKGNVDGNNGGSGRSSAFAGVEGKGRGDASVNAYVNGAHSSTKNSDGKASANSKDKVKAKAEANAEANAKANAEANSKAKANTEAIAKAETNVKANVEAKVKAEANAKANTEAKAKAEANAKAMAEAKAMAEAGAKAEAKAKAEAEVKAKAEVEAKAEAESEAKSEAKAKAEAEAEAKDEAEAKAKAEAEAKAEAVAKAKAKVEGKNKSEAKVGIVGHGKASGNNGESGSNNVNGKVSASSKAEAKAEVNAQAKGKIEGQGNASGDGGRSGSNNVDGGTEGHGRGGGGGHMHFGGGGGGHMHFGGGGGSHMHFAAGGGGSGSSSVDGGAKGHGVGGGGGGGSHMQFGGGGGGHMHFGGGGGGSGSSNVDGGAKGHGEGGGQMHFAGGGGFKFGFGGKVGGGGFGGGH; encoded by the coding sequence ATGGGTCCTTTTACATCTTTTGTTATGGTTATTATTTTGTGTGTTCATTTAATGAATGGTCTTGTAATTGCTGATGATCATAATGTTAATGAAAATGACAATCATTTGTATGTTTCCGAAGAAACGCTAAAAGCTAAAGGAAATAGGAGGTCTCTAACACTTTTACCTTTAATAATTGGTGCACATGCATTACATCGACGTGCGAGGGCTACTGGTAAAACTTGGCATAGTGGTGAAGGAGCAAACGCAGGAGTAAGAGGCGAATTTCAAAATAGTGGAAACATTGCTGGCACAGGAGGAGGAGGAGGGGGAGGAGAAGgtagtggtggtggtggtggtggtgatgcAGGTGGCGGTGGCAGTGGCGGTGGTATAGCTGCTGGGGGtggttttggttttgggtttagaGGAGGAATAAGAGCAGGATTTGGTGGAAACAGGGTTGGAAGTGGTAGCACTAATGTTGGTGGAGGGGCAGGAGGCCAAGTCGAAGGTGTTGGTAGTGGTGCAACTAGTACAAGTGGTAGTCTTAGCAGAACAAAGAGTAATGATGGCAAAGCTAGTGATATTAATAAGAGTGAGGCTAAAGCTGGTTTTGAAGGTAAAGTAGGAGCAAACGCAAGAGTAGGAGGTGGATTTCAGAGTAGTGGAAACATTACTGGCacaggaggaggaggaggaggaagaggaggaggtggtggtggtATGGCTGCTGAAGGTAAAGTTGGAGGACAAAAAGAGGTTGGTGGAAATAGTGGTAGAAGTGGTAGCACTAGTGTTTCTGGTAAGGTAGGAGGGCAAGGTGGAGGAGTTGGTAGTGGTAGTATTGATGTAAGTGGTACTCGTAGCAATGAAAAAGATAATGATGGAAAAATTAGTGCTACTAGTAAGGGTGAAGCTAAAGATCGGTTTGGAGGTAAAGTAGGAGGAcaaggaggtggtggtggtggtggtataGCTGGTGGGGGTGGTTTTAAGTTTGGGTTTAGAGGCGGAATGCGAACAGGATTTAGTGGAAATGGTGGTGGAAGTGGTGACACTAATGTTGGTGGAGGGGCTGCAAGCCATGCTGAAGGTGTTGGTAGTGGTGCAACTAGTACAAGTGGTAGCCTTAGCGGAGCAAAGAGTAGTGATGAAAAAGCTAGTGATACTCGTAAGAATGAGGCTAAAGTTGGTTTTGAAGGTAAAGTAGGAGGACAAGGTGAGGTTGGTGGAAATAATGGCAGAAGTGGTAGCACTAGTGTTGCTGGCAAGGTAGGAGGGCAAGGTGGAGCTATTGGCAGTGGTAGTACTGATGCAAGTGGTACTTATAGCGATGAAAAGGATAATGATGGAAAAATTAGTGCTACTAGTAAGGGTGAAGCTAAAGATAGGTTTAAAGGTAAAGTAGGAGGGCAAGGAGGTGGTGGGGGTGGTTTTAAGTTTGGGTTTAAAGGCGGAATAAGAGCAGGCTTTGGTGGAAATAGTGGTGGAAGTGGTGGCACTAATGTTGGTGGAGAGGCTGGAGATCAAGCCGAAAGTGTTGGTAATGGTGCAACTAGTACAAGCAGTGATCTTAACGGATCAAAGAGTAGTGATAACAAATCTAGTGACACTAGTAAGAGTGAGGGTAAAACAGGTTTTGAAGGTAAAATAAGAGGACAAAGAGAGGTTGGTAGAAACAGTGGTGGAAGCGGTAGCACTAGTGTTGCTGGTAAGGTAGGAGGGCAAGGTGGAGGTGTTGGCAGTGGTAGTTCTGATGCAAGTGGTATTCATAGCAATGAAAAAGGTAGTGATGAAAAAGCTAGTTTCACTAGTAAGGGTGAAGCTAAAAACGGGTTTGAAGGTAAAATAGGAGGACAAGGAGGTGCAGCCAGTGGTGGTGAAAGTGGTAGCACTAGTGTTACTAGTGGAGGTGTTGGAAGTGGTACTATCGGTGCGAATGGAAAATTTAGTCATAGTGGAAAATTTAGTGCTTCTCATAATAGTGAAACTAAATCATCTCATAAAAGTGAAACTAAATCATATCATAAGAGTGAACACAAAGCTACTTTTGAAGGAAATTTTGGAGGAAAAGGAAATGTCGATGGAAATAATGGTGGAAGTGGTAGGTCTAGTGCTTTTGCTGGGGTAGAAGGAAAAGGTAGAGGGGATGCTAGTGTTAATGCATATGTAAATGGTGCTCATAGTAGCACAAAAAATAGCGATGGGAAAGCTAGTGCTAATAGTAAAGATAAAGTTAAAGCTAAAGCTGAAGCTAATGCTGAAGCTAATGCTAAAGCTAATGCTGAAGCTAATTCTAAAGCTAAAGCTAATACTGAAGCTATAGCTAAAGCCGAAACTAATGTTAAAGCTAATGTTGAAGCTAAAGTTAAAGCCGAAGCTAATGCTAAAGCTAATACTGAAGCTAAAGCTAAAGCCGAAGCTAATGCTAAAGCTATGGCTGAAGCTAAAGCTATGGCTGAAGCCGGAGCTAAAGCTGAAGCTAAAGCTAAGGCTGAAGCCGAAGTTAAAGCTAAAGCAGAAGTCGAAGCTAAAGCTGAGGCTGAATCCGAAGCTAAATCAGAAGCTAAAGCTAAAGCTGAGGCTGAAGCCGAAGCTAAAGATGAAGCTGAAGCTAAAGCTAAAGCTGAAGCCGAAGCTAAAGCTGAAGCCGTGGCTAAAGCTAAAGCTAAAGTCGAAGGAAAAAATAAAAGTGAAGCTAAAGTTGGAATAGTAGGACATGGAAAAGCAAGTGGAAATAATGGTGAAAGCGGTAGCAATAATGTTAATGGCAAAGTTAGTGCTTCTAGTAAGGCTGAAGCCAAAGCTGAAGTTAATGCTCAAGCTAAAGGTAAAATAGAAGGACAAGGAAACGCTAGTGGAGATGGTGGTAGAAGTGGTAGTAATAATGTTGATGGTGGGACTGAAGGACATGGTAGAGGTGGCGGTGGTGGTCACATGCAttttggtggtggtggtggtggccaCATGCATTTTGGCGGCGGCGGTGGTAGTCACATGCATTTTGCTGCTGGTGGTGGTGGAAGTGGTAGCAGTAGTGTTGATGGTGGGGCTAAAGGGCATGgtgtaggtggtggtggtggtggtggtagtCACATGCAgtttggtggtggtggtggtggtcaTATGCATTTTGGTGGTGGTGGCGGTGGAAGTGGTAGCAGTAATGTTGATGGTGGGGCTAAAGGGCATGGTGAAGGTGGTGGTCAAATGCATTTTGCTGGTGGTGGcggttttaaatttggttttggAGGAAAAGTAGGAGGAGGAGGGTTTGGTGGAGGCCACTAA
- the LOC107960482 gene encoding glycine, alanine and asparagine-rich protein-like, which translates to MNGLAIADNHDVNENDNHLHVFEERLKAKGNRRSLTLLPLIIGAHALHRRAKASSGAGKDWHSGGGEKAGVGGGFQSGGGGGMAAGGGFNFGFRGGIRAGFGGNRGESGGTNVGGGAGGHVEGVGSDATSTSGSLGGARSSDGKASDTSKSEAKAGFEGKIGANTGVGGGFQGNENIAGVRGGGRRGGGGRGRGRGGGSGGGGDGRGGGGASASGGGGMAAKGIVGGQGEVGGNSGGSGSTSVAGKVGGQGGGVGSGSIDTSGTHSSEKDNDGKTSATSKDEAKVGGQGGGGSGGVAGGGGFKFGFRGGMRAGFGGNSGGSGGTNVGGGAASHAEGVGSGATSTSGSINGAKSSDDKASDTSKSEAKTGFEGKVGGQGEVGGKSGGSGSTSVAGKVGEQGEGVGSGSTDASGTYNSEKGSDEEASATSKGEAKDGSKGNIEGQGGAGGGGGIVGGSGGSGSTSVTSGGDGSGITDASRRFSHSGKFSTSQNNENKSSHQSEHKATFEGNFGGKGKVDGNSGGSGNSSAFAGVEGKGRGDASVNAYANGAHSSTKINDDKASANSKDEVKAEAEAKAKAEAEAKAKAEAEAKAKAEAEAKVEAEAKAKAEAKSKAEAEAKSHAEAEAKAKAEAKAEAETEAKAEAEAKAEAEDKAKAEAEAKAKAEAEAKAGAEAKAKAKAEAEGKAEAKAKANAEAEAKAGIGGHGKASGNSGESSSNNVNGKVSASSEAEAKAEVNAQAKSKIEGQGKASGNGGVSGSNSVDGGAEGYSGGGGGGHMHFGGGGGGHMRFASGGGGSGSSSVDGGAKRHGGGSGGGHMQFGGGGGGHMHFAGGGGGSGSNTVDGGAKGHGGGGGGGHMHFASGGGFKFGFGGKVEGRGGLGGSH; encoded by the exons atgaatggtcTTGCAATTGCTGATAATCATGATGTTAATGAAAATGACAATCATCTGCATGTTTTCGAAGAAAGGCTAAAAGCTAAAGGAAATAGGAGGTCTCTAACACTTTTACCTTTAATAATTGGTGCACATGCTTTACATCGACGTGCGAAGGCCTCTAGTGGTGCTGGTAAAGATTGGCATAGTGGTGGAGGAGAAAAAGCAGGAGTAGGAGGTGGATTTCAGA GTGGCGGTGGTGGTGGTATGGCTGCTGGGGGtggttttaattttgggtttagaGGTGGAATAAGAGCAGGATTTGGGGGAAACAGGGGTGAAAGTGGTGGCACGAATGTTGGTGGAGGGGCAGGAGGCCATGTCGAAGGTGTTGGTAGTGATGCAACTAGTACAAGTGGTAGTCTTGGTGGAGCAAGGAGTAGTGATGGAAAAGCTAGTGATACTAGTAAGAGTGAGGCTAAAGCTGGTTTTGAAGGTAAAATAGGTGCAAACACAGGAGTAGGGGGCGGATTTCAAGGTAATGAAAACATTGCTGGCGTAAGAGGTGGaggaagaagaggaggaggaggaagaggaagaggaagaggaggTGGTAGTGGTGGTGGCGGTGATGGTAGAGGTGGTGGAGGAGCAAGTGCAAGTGGCGGTGGTGGTATGGCTGCTAAAGGTATAGTAGGAGGACAAGGAGAGGTTGGTGGAAATAGTGGTGGAAGTGGTAGCACTAGTGTTGCTGGTAAGGTAGGAGGGCAAGGTGGAGGTGTTGGCAGTGGTAGTATTGATACAAGTGGTACTCATAGCAGTGAAAAAGATAATGATGGAAAAACTAGTGCTACTAGTAAGGATGAAGCTAAAGTAGGAGGGCAAGGAGGTGGTGGTAGCGGTGGTGTAGCTGGTGGGGGTGGTTTTAAGTTTGGGTTTAGAGGCGGAATGAGAGCAGGCTTTGGTGGAAATAGTGGTGGAAGTGGTGGCACTAATGTTGGTGGAGGGGCTGCAAGCCATGCCGAAGGTGTTGGTAGTGGTGCAACTAGTACAAGTGGTAGTATTAATGGAGCAAAGAGTAGTGATGACAAAGCTAGTGATACTAGTAAGAGTGAGGCCAAAACAGGTTTTGAAGGTAAAGTAGGAGGACAAGGAGAGGTGGGTGGAAAGAGTGGTGGAAGTGGTAGCACTAGTGTTGCTGGCAAAGTAGGAGAGCAAGGTGAAGGTGTTGGCAGTGGTAGTACTGATGCAAGTGGTACTTATAACAGTGAAAAAGGTAGTGATGAAGAAGCTAGTGCTACTAGTAAGGGTGAAGCTAAAGATGGGTCTAAAGGTAACATAGAAGGACAAGGAGGtgcaggtggtggtggtggtataGTTGGTGGGAGTGGTGGAAGTGGTAGCACTAGTGTTACTAGTGGAGGTGATGGAAGTGGTATTACTGATGCAAGTAGAAGATTTAGTCATAGTGGCAAATTTAGTACGtctcaaaataatgaaaataaatcatcTCATCAGAGTGAACACAAAGCTACTTTTGAAGGAAATTTTGGAGGAAAAGGAAAGGTCGATGGAAATAGTGGTGGAAGTGGCAACTCTAGTGCTTTTGCTGGGGTAGAAGGAAAAGGTAGAGGGGATGCTAGTGTTAATGCATATGCAAATGGTGCTCATAGTAGCACAAAAATTAATGATGACAAAGCTAGTGCTAATAGTAAAGATGAAGTTAAAGCTGAAGCCGAAGCTAAAGCTAAGGCTGAAGCCGAAGCTAAAGCTAAGGCTGAAGCCGAAGCTAAAGCTAAGGCTGAAGCCGAAGCTAAAGTTGAAGCTGAAGCTAAAGCTAAAGCTGAAGCTAAATCTAAGGCTGAAGCCGAAGCTAAATCTCATGCTGAAGCTGAAGCTAAAGCTAAGGCTGAAGCTAAAGCTGAGGCTGAAACTGAAGCTAAAGCCGAAGCTGAAGCTAAAGCTGAAGCCGAAGATAAAGCTAAAGCTGAAGCCGAAGCTAAAGCTAAAGCTGAAGCCGAAGCAAAAGCTGGTGCTGAAGCTAAAGCTAAAGCTAAAGCTGAAGCCGAAGGAAAAGCTGAAGCTAAAGCAAAAGCTAATGCTGAAGCTGAAGCTAAAGCTGGAATAGGAGGACATGGAAAGGCAAGTGGAAATAGTGGTGAAAGCAGTAGCAACAATGTTAACGGCAAAGTTAGTGCTTCTAGTGAGGCTGAAGCCAAAGCTGAAGTTAATGCTCAAGCTAAAAGTAAAATAGAAGGGCAAGGAAAGGCTAGTGGAAATGGTGGTGTAAGTGGTAGCAATAGTGTTGATGGTGGGGCTGAAGGGTATagtggaggtggtggtggtggtcaCATGCATTTTGGTGGCGGTGGTGGTGGTCACATGCGTTTTGCTAGTGGTGGTGGTGGAAGTGGTAGCAGTAGTGTTGATGGTGGGGCTAAAAGGCATGGTGGAGGAAGTGGTGGTGGTCACATGCAgtttggtggtggtggtggtggtcaCATGCATTTtgctggtggtggtggtggaagtGGTAGCAATACTGTTGATGGTGGGGCTAAAGGGCATGGTGGAGGCGGTGGTGGTGGTCATATGCATTTTGCTAGTGGCGGcggttttaaatttggttttggAGGAAAAGTAGAAGGGCGAGGAGGGTTAGGTGGAAGCCACTAA